The following are encoded together in the Chitinophagales bacterium genome:
- a CDS encoding PorP/SprF family type IX secretion system membrane protein: MRNYKCRVLLFLLLLAIFSNEIRAQDPHFSQYNAAPYLLNPSLTGFFNADYKVSGQYRSQWGSFTNGFRTMGAAAELNMLRGKLKDDNFGIGLSFVNDRAGDAPLISNNFAFSIAYRKALGSKIKHRIGIGFQGALLNKRLDASQFLYDSQYDGVEVNPDIPSGESVGDGSGINADLSTGVMWQIIPSKEFNIYFGGAYFHILQPKIDLLNNVGYQYYSRFNVHTGAEIYVNKLLNLLPSIAYYQQRFGNQVNFGSYLQFILEDYYQQPTALSIGAWSRMGVPTADAVIVGARIDFRGFNIGASYDVNISSLKTASKSRGAFELSIAYFGNFTTAGKRKLSIPCPQL, encoded by the coding sequence ATGAGAAATTACAAGTGTAGAGTACTTCTGTTTTTATTGTTGCTGGCAATTTTTTCAAATGAAATAAGAGCCCAGGATCCGCATTTTTCACAGTACAATGCAGCACCTTATTTGCTCAATCCTTCACTCACTGGATTTTTCAATGCAGATTATAAAGTATCGGGACAGTACAGGAGTCAGTGGGGTAGTTTTACCAATGGTTTCAGGACTATGGGCGCTGCTGCTGAATTGAATATGTTGCGTGGAAAACTGAAAGACGATAATTTTGGAATAGGGCTTTCTTTTGTAAATGACAGGGCTGGTGATGCGCCATTGATTTCAAATAATTTTGCTTTTTCCATAGCTTATAGAAAAGCACTGGGTTCAAAAATCAAACACAGAATAGGTATTGGGTTTCAGGGAGCATTGCTCAATAAAAGGCTGGATGCATCGCAGTTTTTGTACGACAGTCAGTACGATGGGGTAGAAGTAAACCCCGATATTCCTTCCGGTGAATCGGTGGGAGACGGAAGTGGCATCAATGCTGATCTTTCTACCGGTGTCATGTGGCAGATCATTCCGAGTAAGGAGTTCAATATCTATTTTGGAGGGGCCTATTTTCATATTCTTCAGCCAAAAATTGATTTGCTCAATAATGTAGGTTATCAATATTACAGTAGATTTAATGTTCATACCGGAGCTGAAATCTATGTTAATAAACTCTTAAACCTATTGCCGAGCATTGCCTATTATCAGCAGCGGTTTGGCAATCAGGTCAATTTTGGAAGTTACTTACAATTTATTCTTGAAGATTATTACCAACAACCAACTGCATTATCAATTGGTGCATGGTCAAGAATGGGCGTGCCAACTGCTGATGCAGTTATAGTTGGTGCAAGAATTGATTTCAGGGGATTCAATATTGGCGCATCTTATGATGTGAATATATCATCCCTGAAAACAGCTTCAAAATCAAGGGGCGCATTTGAATTGTCAATTGCCTATTTCGGAAATTTTACCACAGCCGGAAAAAGAAAATTAAGTATTCCCTGCCCGCAGCTCTAG